From Bombyx mori chromosome 26, ASM3026992v2, one genomic window encodes:
- the Oar1 gene encoding octopamine receptor (The RefSeq protein has 2 substitutions compared to this genomic sequence) encodes MRSLNESACEALLEDVRWDEPTSLVSLAVLALIDVLVIAGNCLVIAAVLCSSKLRSVTNLFIVSLAVADLLVGVAVLPFSATREVFEVWIFGDVWCSVWLAVDVWMCTASILNLCAISLDRYVAVTRPVSYPSTMSRKRAKALIAGLWVLSFVICFPPLVGWKDKRDDDGTHKEGWAPNPPCQWTCELTNDAGYVVYSALGSFYIPMFVMLFFYWRIYKAAVRTTKAINQGFRTTKGRGLGSRFDDNRLTLRIHRGRGSNRPHGSPLSTASNHSTSTSLSASPERLRRHSSARRAHEKVKISVSYPSTEQICPAHENSRSPSRSPSPSLYAVHYERDGRELTESRLRVRPSHHLHPGPLYDDYDDKPRTRRMGKRNIKAQVKRFKMETKAAKTLGIIVGGFVFCWLPFFSVYVVRAFCGECVTPIVFSVLFWLGYCNSAINPLIYALFSKDFRFAFKRIICKCFCGGGGARRESDEGSARRPNHRPVHSHSLEEQEPSQTTLTAAER; translated from the exons GTAACTGTCTCGTTATCGCCGCTGTGCTCTGCTCGTCGAAGCTACGCAGCGTCACGAATCTGTTTATCGTGTCGCTAGCCGTCGCCGACTTGCTGGTGGGAGTCGCTGTACTGCCGTTCTCTGCGACGCGGGAAGTATTTGag GTCTGGATCTTTGGCGACGTGTGGTGCTCAGTATGGCTAGCCGTGGACGTGTGGATGTGCACCGCCTCTATTCTCAATCTCTGCGCAATATCCCTGGACCGATACGTGGCTGTCACCCGTCCTGTCAGCTACCCGAGTATCATGAGCAGGAAGCGGGCTAAAGCATTAATAGCCGGTCTATGGGTGCTCTCTTTCGTAATTTGTTTCCCGCCGCTGGTAGGATGGAAGGATAAAAGG GATGATGACGGAACCCATAAAGAAGGCTGGGCTCCCAATCCTCCGTGCCAGTGGACCTGCGAGTTGACCAATGATGCTGGGTACGTTGTCTATTCAGCTTTGGGCTCCTTCTACATCCCGATGTTCGTGATGCTATTCTTCTATTGGAGGATCTACAAAGCTGCCGTTAGAACCACCAAGGCAATTAATCAAGGCTTTAGAACTACTAAAG GTAGAGGGCTGGGTAGTCGTTTCGATGACAACCGTCTCACGTTGCGAATACATCGCGGCAGAGGATCCAATCGTCCTCACGGCTCACCTCTGTCAGCTGCCTCGAATCACTCCACAAGCACATCGCTGAGCGCCTCGCCAGAACGACTTAGAAG GCACTCAAGCGCTCGCCGGGCCCACGAGAAAGTCAAAATATCCGTCTCTTATCCGTCAACGGAACAAATCTGTCCGGCCCACGAGAATTCTCGGTCGCCCAGCCGATCTCCTAGTCCTTCTCTGTACGCTGTTCATTACGAGAGAGACGGAAGGGAACTGACTGAGAGCAGACTCAGGGTCAGACCTTCGCATCATTTACATCCCGGACCGTTGTACGACGATTATGACGATAAGCCACGAACTCGACGCATGGGGAAGAGGAATATCAAAGCACAG GTGAAGCGCTTTAAGATGGAGACCAAAGCAGCAAAAACCCTGGGCATCATAGTCGGAGGCTTCGTGTTCTGCTGGCTGCCATTTTTCAGCGTCTACGTGGTCCGGGCGTTCTGTGGCGAATGCGTTACTCCCATAGTCTTCTCCGTACTATTCTGGCTGGGATACTGCAACTCTGCTATCAATCCACTCATTTATGCTCTGTTCTCCAAAGATTTTCG ATTCGCATTCAAACGTATTATCTGCAAGTGCTTCTGCGGTGGCGGCGGAGCACGCCGGGAGTCTGATGAAGGTTCCGCGAGGCGTCCCAACCACAGACCAGTGCACTCACATTCTTTGGAGGAGCAGGAACCTAGTCAGACTACTCTAACTGCGGCAGAAAG GTGA
- the Oar1 gene encoding octopamine receptor isoform X1, with amino-acid sequence MRSLNESACEALLEDVRWDEPTSLVSLAVLALIDVLVIAGNCLVIAAVLCSSKLRSVTNLFIVSLAVADLLVGVAVLPFSATREVFEVWIFGDVWCSVWLAVDVWMCTASILNLCAISLDRYVAVTRPVSYPSIMSRKRAKALIAGLWVLSFVICFPPLVGWKDKRDDDGTHKEGWAPNPPCQWTCELTNDAGYVVYSALGSFYIPMFVMLFFYWRIYKAAVRTTKAINQGFRTTKGRGLGSRFDDNRLTLRIHRGRGSNRPHGSPLSAASNHSTSTSLSASPERLRRHSSARRAHEKVKISVSYPSTEQICPAHENSRSPSRSPSPSLYAVHYERDGRELTESRLRVRPSHHLHPGPLYDDYDDKPRTRRMGKRNIKAQVKRFKMETKAAKTLGIIVGGFVFCWLPFFSVYVVRAFCGECVTPIVFSVLFWLGYCNSAINPLIYALFSKDFRFAFKRIICKCFCGGGGARRESDEGSARRPNHRPVHSHSLEEQEPSQTTLTAAER; translated from the exons GTAACTGTCTCGTTATCGCCGCTGTGCTCTGCTCGTCGAAGCTACGCAGCGTCACGAATCTGTTTATCGTGTCGCTAGCCGTCGCCGACTTGCTGGTGGGAGTCGCTGTACTGCCGTTCTCTGCGACGCGGGAAGTATTTGag GTCTGGATCTTTGGCGACGTGTGGTGCTCAGTATGGCTAGCCGTGGACGTGTGGATGTGCACCGCCTCTATTCTCAATCTCTGCGCAATATCCCTGGACCGATACGTGGCTGTCACCCGTCCTGTCAGCTACCCGAGTATCATGAGCAGGAAGCGGGCTAAAGCATTAATAGCCGGTCTATGGGTGCTCTCTTTCGTAATTTGTTTCCCGCCGCTGGTAGGATGGAAGGATAAAAGG GATGATGACGGAACCCATAAAGAAGGCTGGGCTCCCAATCCTCCGTGCCAGTGGACCTGCGAGTTGACCAATGATGCTGGGTACGTTGTCTATTCAGCTTTGGGCTCCTTCTACATCCCGATGTTCGTGATGCTATTCTTCTATTGGAGGATCTACAAAGCTGCCGTTAGAACCACCAAGGCAATTAATCAAGGCTTTAGAACTACTAAAG GTAGAGGGCTGGGTAGTCGTTTCGATGACAACCGTCTCACGTTGCGAATACATCGCGGCAGAGGATCCAATCGTCCTCACGGCTCACCTCTGTCAGCTGCCTCGAATCACTCCACAAGCACATCGCTGAGCGCCTCGCCAGAACGACTTAGAAG GCACTCAAGCGCTCGCCGGGCCCACGAGAAAGTCAAAATATCCGTCTCTTATCCGTCAACGGAACAAATCTGTCCGGCCCACGAGAATTCTCGGTCGCCCAGCCGATCTCCTAGTCCTTCTCTGTACGCTGTTCATTACGAGAGAGACGGAAGGGAACTGACTGAGAGCAGACTCAGGGTCAGACCTTCGCATCATTTACATCCCGGACCGTTGTACGACGATTATGACGATAAGCCACGAACTCGACGCATGGGGAAGAGGAATATCAAAGCACAG GTGAAGCGCTTTAAGATGGAGACCAAAGCAGCAAAAACCCTGGGCATCATAGTCGGAGGCTTCGTGTTCTGCTGGCTGCCATTTTTCAGCGTCTACGTGGTCCGGGCGTTCTGTGGCGAATGCGTTACTCCCATAGTCTTCTCCGTACTATTCTGGCTGGGATACTGCAACTCTGCTATCAATCCACTCATTTATGCTCTGTTCTCCAAAGATTTTCG ATTCGCATTCAAACGTATTATCTGCAAGTGCTTCTGCGGTGGCGGCGGAGCACGCCGGGAGTCTGATGAAGGTTCCGCGAGGCGTCCCAACCACAGACCAGTGCACTCACATTCTTTGGAGGAGCAGGAACCTAGTCAGACTACTCTAACTGCGGCAGAAAG GTGA